A DNA window from Schistocerca gregaria isolate iqSchGreg1 chromosome 2, iqSchGreg1.2, whole genome shotgun sequence contains the following coding sequences:
- the LOC126336851 gene encoding S-formylglutathione hydrolase isoform X1: MITFLGSILVLLTEKGMPHLRRYATSWSLAMPELIEVSSNRCFGGYQKVFSHESSELRCQMNFAVYLPPQSEERSLPVIYWLSGLTCTEQNFIQKAGAQRYAAAHGVIIVCPDTSPRGVNLPGEGDSWDFGSGAGFYVDSVTDPWQKHYRMYSYVTKELPDIINTNFPVLADKVSIMGHSMGGHGALICALKNPGKYRSVSAFAPICNPINCPWGKKAFTGYLGVGNILEWQRWDATELVKNYDGPPLDILIDQGVEDQFLKEKQLLPENFVAACQESHTPVVLQMCDGYDHSYYFIASFIGRHIEFHMKHLNATSTLL; this comes from the exons ATGCCAGAACTAATTGAGGTATCGAGTAATCGTTGTTTCGGCGGGTATCAGAAAGTATTTTCTCATGAGAG TTCCGAGCTGCGATGTCAAATGAACTTTGCTGTTTACCTACCACCGCAATCGGAAGAACGTAGCCTGCCAGTCATATATTGGTTATCTGGTCTGACCTGTACGGAGCAGAACTTCATTCAGAAGGCCGGTGCTCAGAGATACGCAGCTGCACATGGAGTAATAATAGTTTGTCCAGACACTAGCCCTC GGGGAGTGAATTTGCCCGGTGAAGGTGACAGTTGGGATTTTGGTAGTGGAGCTGGATTTTATGTTGACTCCGTGACGGATCCATGGCAAAAACACTACCGAATGTATTCGTATGTCACAAAGGAACTCCCAGATATAATAAATACTAACTTCCCTGTGCTTGCAGATAAAGTGTCTATAATGGGTCACAG CATGGGTGGTCATGGGGCACTGATTTGTGCCCTGAAGAATCCTGGTAAATACCGCTCTGTATCGGCATTTGCACCCATTTGCAACCCAATAAATTGTCCCTGGGGAAAGAAAGCATTCACCGGCTATTTGGGAGTGGGTAACATTCTTGAGTGGCAAAGATGGGATGCAACTGAGCTAGTCAAAAACTATGATGGACCACCCCTTGACATTCTAATTGACCAG GGTGTGGAGGACCAGTTCCTGAAAGAAAAACAGCTGCTGCCTGAAAATTTTGTTGCTGCTTGTCAGGAATCACACACACCTGTAGTGCTCCAAATGTGTGATGGTTATGATCATAGTTATTACTTCATTGCTTCTTTCATTGGTAGACACATTGAATTCCATATGAAACATCTCAATGCAACATCAACTCTTCTGTGA
- the LOC126336851 gene encoding S-formylglutathione hydrolase isoform X2: MPELIEVSSNRCFGGYQKVFSHESSELRCQMNFAVYLPPQSEERSLPVIYWLSGLTCTEQNFIQKAGAQRYAAAHGVIIVCPDTSPRGVNLPGEGDSWDFGSGAGFYVDSVTDPWQKHYRMYSYVTKELPDIINTNFPVLADKVSIMGHSMGGHGALICALKNPGKYRSVSAFAPICNPINCPWGKKAFTGYLGVGNILEWQRWDATELVKNYDGPPLDILIDQGVEDQFLKEKQLLPENFVAACQESHTPVVLQMCDGYDHSYYFIASFIGRHIEFHMKHLNATSTLL, translated from the exons ATGCCAGAACTAATTGAGGTATCGAGTAATCGTTGTTTCGGCGGGTATCAGAAAGTATTTTCTCATGAGAG TTCCGAGCTGCGATGTCAAATGAACTTTGCTGTTTACCTACCACCGCAATCGGAAGAACGTAGCCTGCCAGTCATATATTGGTTATCTGGTCTGACCTGTACGGAGCAGAACTTCATTCAGAAGGCCGGTGCTCAGAGATACGCAGCTGCACATGGAGTAATAATAGTTTGTCCAGACACTAGCCCTC GGGGAGTGAATTTGCCCGGTGAAGGTGACAGTTGGGATTTTGGTAGTGGAGCTGGATTTTATGTTGACTCCGTGACGGATCCATGGCAAAAACACTACCGAATGTATTCGTATGTCACAAAGGAACTCCCAGATATAATAAATACTAACTTCCCTGTGCTTGCAGATAAAGTGTCTATAATGGGTCACAG CATGGGTGGTCATGGGGCACTGATTTGTGCCCTGAAGAATCCTGGTAAATACCGCTCTGTATCGGCATTTGCACCCATTTGCAACCCAATAAATTGTCCCTGGGGAAAGAAAGCATTCACCGGCTATTTGGGAGTGGGTAACATTCTTGAGTGGCAAAGATGGGATGCAACTGAGCTAGTCAAAAACTATGATGGACCACCCCTTGACATTCTAATTGACCAG GGTGTGGAGGACCAGTTCCTGAAAGAAAAACAGCTGCTGCCTGAAAATTTTGTTGCTGCTTGTCAGGAATCACACACACCTGTAGTGCTCCAAATGTGTGATGGTTATGATCATAGTTATTACTTCATTGCTTCTTTCATTGGTAGACACATTGAATTCCATATGAAACATCTCAATGCAACATCAACTCTTCTGTGA